From one Plasmodium chabaudi chabaudi strain AS genome assembly, chromosome: 4 genomic stretch:
- a CDS encoding ATP synthase F0 subunit d-like protein, putative produces the protein MKSIKILNRERRNFSTLVSLKKKWQNLSAYITKDSDMSHWRELNSKMSEIESLVQSHENSEIKKIDWNKWNEKISNKELLLCMKNFYDNQMSALEAMEEGEKKESPTKKNDEDKLFEEALSNCKQAEETSAKLLIDGAKTLWICFHNPSVNNLDNNEWIESDKYWQAFVEKHATYNLNSKSLEPEDEENKNLEKNEWHKKTTKFNERSDTPILYDYMINLPSWEYYDINRRVFLENLLYFLLRTGLSYKFFPELFRWKWKTHIEDLRFQFLDIAQKRRKNYQLSTAKREVPLELQPSDYEHKGEEYHLKLLNHFKDYQNLVLSRLMSNYIFLCDPFIPIQSKEGLNNILKIYEGGKLYKLNNDNVNCLFYLPKDCDESGTKIMYKPLDALTNFYSYLQNKNIKLNDTYYRLLQIFTQILQERGSYWLNLPNENIPDSFLRRYNKDDSLYPVYAEYVSKLKEEFLNKTEIPLDNYTQEIEIIEEKYKNECKFFDKFVQTFLPDDISMTYEDNTPDLSKLNESQIKKLLDEKKIKIIDEQTNQPLNDPLTIMEYIKNQEIEKQQIKEFVKSLSS, from the exons atgaaaagtattaaaatattgaaCAG AGAACGCCGAAATTTCAGTACCTTGGTTTcccttaaaaaaaaatggcaaAATCTTAGCGCATACATAACAAAGGACAGTGATATGTCCCATTGGAGGGAGTTAAATTCTAAAATGTCTGAGATAGAAAGCTTAGTACAAAGTCATGAAAATtcagaaattaaaaaaatagattgGAATAAAtggaatgaaaaaataagcaaCAAGGAATTGCTTTTAtg TATGAAAAACTTTTACGATAATCAAATGAGTGCCTTGGAAGCGATGGAAGAAGGAGAGAAAAAAGAATCgccaacaaaaaaaaatgacgaagataaattatttgaagaAGCATTAAGTAATTGTAAACAAGCAGAAGAAACATCAGCTAAGCTTTTAATAGATGGTGCTAAAACATTATGGATATGTTTTCATAATCCATCggtaaataatttagataataatgaatgGATAGAAAGTGATAAATATTGGCAAGCCTTTGTTGAAAAACATGCTACATATAATTTGAATAGTAAAAGTTTAGAGCCGgaagatgaagaaaataaaaatttagaaaaaaatgaatggcataaaaaaacaacgaAATTTAATGAAAGAAGTGATACTcctattttatatgattatatGATTAATTTACCATCTTGGGAATATTATGATATTAATAGAAGAGTTTTTCTTGAAAATTtgttatactttttattgCGAACTGGTTTAAGTTACAAATTTTTTCCTGAACTGTTCAGGTGGAAATGGAAAACTCATATAGAAGATTTACGATTCCAATTTTTAGATATAGCACAAAaacgaagaaaaaattatcaattaTCTACAGCTAAAAGAGAAGTACCATTAGAATTGCAACCATCAGATTACGAACATAAAGGGGAAGAATATCATTTGAAATTATTAAACCATTTTAAagattatcaaaatttagTACTATCAAGACTAATGtctaattatatatttttgtgtgATCCATTTATTCCAATTCAATCGAAAGAAggattaaataatattttaaaaatatatgaaggtgggaaattatataagcttaataatgataatgtaaattgtttattttatttacccAAAGACTGTGATGAAAGTGgtacaaaaattatgtacaaACCATTGGATGCGTTGACAAACTTCTATTCATATttgcaaaataaaaatataaaattaaatgatacTTACTATAGACtattacaaatatttacacAAATATTACAAGAAAGAGGTTCATATTGGCTAAATCTaccaaatgaaaatattcctgattcatttttaaggagatataataaagatgaTTCATTGTATCCAGTTTATGCTGAATATGTTTCAAAATTAAAGGaagaatttttaaataaaacagaAATTCCTTTGGATAACTATACTCAAGAAATTGAAATTattgaagaaaaatataaaaatgaatgtaaattttttgataaatttgTGCAAACTTTTTTACCAGATGACATTTCTATGACATATGAAGACAATACCCCTGACttatcaaaattaaatgaaagtcaaattaaaaaattattagacgaaaaaaaaataaaaataattgatgAACAAACTAATCAACCACTCAATGATCCACTTACTATTATggaatacataaaaaatcaagAAATTGAAAAACAACAAATTAAAGAGTTTGTTAAATCTCTTTCATCGTAA
- a CDS encoding heptatricopeptide repeat-containing protein, putative, translating to MLKHIYLRLINAQKSIKKININNKLDSSWEHSEWKNLKHNKFKDNLYEQIYKEKTNPIIESNINNCHQIENENIVLERRDKIYEDPNLHPFVSLSNNRNNKIENILNMQNVKNTQNNNKEKCEEELLLTELDQNENLNKRHCTDTNELDLILNYSSMQVIKSLNVKHDYINCKEYFMSLSLICNQLAIYNYRNPNFWNILSIKLIDILKIKNIYKTFCIRWLALILNSFGRVHFLNKAFMKSSAIYIQNYKVEDMHSFDISQIVNCYSKLNYIDYNLFKYFEKIIYEKIDELSYQSISNICNAYSKLDPNDTKLYSILINKIKKNINKFNEQELANILNAYSKLNIKDFDLFNKSLEYIFHKFDNFKPIEIVMITNAYSKCNINNKTLISCLLSYMKKHYNLFQPPELAIIANACANWNVREYKIFDIIKKGIIKKEHMLENGNVAMLLHAYGKLLIRDEYFILNIIKKKKHVISYLDSRNLTLFYVSIIKLNIDIPIEIYNNLKLNIFKKLHTFTDLALVSICYSSMFYMYFDIKLISSILFLLNKRKASSRSFAHQIHVSLFVLQSIYDFYKFSFKFIICLNDLLTRAYHYISQKNYYDINKSAIQKRIYPFIPKKKNITIQSEVAIGPFVVDFLLLSKDFHQHQIEKCRSIK from the coding sequence atgttaaagcatatatatttaagacTAATAAACGCACAAAAAtcgataaaaaaaataaatataaataataagctTGACTCAAGTTGGGAACATTCAGAATGGAAAAATTTGAAACACAATAAATTTAAGGATAACttatatgaacaaatttataaagaaaaaaccaATCCTATTATTGAAagtaatattaataattgtcatcaaattgaaaatgaaaatatcgTTTTAGAGAGAcgtgataaaatatatgaagatCCTAATTTACACCCATTTGTAAGTCTATCtaataatagaaataataaaatagaaaatattctaaatatgcaaaatgtgaaaaacacacaaaataataataaggaAAAGTGTGAAGAAGAACTTTTACTAACTGAATTGGATCAAAATGagaatttaaataaaagacATTGTACAGATACGAACGAACTAGATCtcattttaaattattcaaGTATGCAAGTTATAAAAAGCTTAAATGTAAAAcatgattatataaattgtaaagaatattttatgtcaCTCTCTTTAATATGCAACCAGCtagctatatataattataggAATCCCAACTTTTGGAATATTTTAAGCATAAAGTTaatagatatattaaaaataaaaaatatatataaaactttTTGTATAAGATGGCTAgctttaattttaaattcttTTGGTAGAgtccattttttaaacaaagCATTTATGAAATCATCCGCAATTTATAtccaaaattataaagtaGAAGATATGCACAGTTTTGATATATCACAAATAGTAAATTGTTATTCTAAATTAAACTACAttgattataatttatttaaatattttgaaaaaattatttatgaaaaaatcgATGAACTAAGTTATCAATCGATTAGTAACATATGCAATGCATACTCAAAATTAGATCCAAAtgatacaaaattatatagcatattaattaataaaataaaaaaaaatattaacaaatttaatgaaCAAGAGCTAGccaatatattaaatgcatattccaaattaaatataaaagattttgatttgtttaataaatcattagaatatatatttcataaatttgataattttaaacCTATTGAAATTGTTATGATTACAAATGCTTATTCAAAAtgtaacataaataataagacACTAATTTCGTGTTTGCTTtcttatatgaaaaagcattataatttatttcaacCTCCAGAACTAGCTATAATAGCAAATGCATGTGCAAACTGGAATGTAagagaatataaaatatttgatataattaaaaagggaattataaaaaaagaacacATGTTAGAAAATGGGAATGTAGCAATGTTGTTACATGCATACGggaaattattaatacgggatgaatattttattttaaatataattaaaaaaaaaaaacatgtaaTAAGTTACTTAGACTCAAGAAATctaacattattttatgtgtctataattaaattaaacatTGATATTCctatagaaatatataataatttaaaattaaatatttttaaaaagttacaCACATTTACAGATTTAGCATTAGTATCCATATGCTACTCTTCaatgttttatatgtattttgaTATCAAACTAATAAGttcaattttgtttttattaaataaaaggaAAGCAAGTAGTAGATCATTTGCTCATCAAATTCATGTctcattatttgtattacaatctatatatgatttttacaaattttcattcaaattcattatatgcTTGAATGACCTTTTAACAAGGGCTTATCATTACATTagtcaaaaaaattattatgacaTTAACAAGTCAGCAATacaaaaaagaatttaTCCATTTATtccgaaaaaaaaaaatattaccaTTCAATCTGAGGTAGCTATTGGCCCATTTGTCgttgattttttattgctaAGCAAGGATTTTCATCAACATCAGATCGAAAAATGTAGATCAATTAAGTAA
- a CDS encoding E3 ubiquitin-protein ligase, putative: MNNDVERREGEEEEDPNDVFLYSNETNQDSEFCNVLCMFIFFMALFIIMVTAVDNTVPSNNNNNDTSGHFENGNFESRNISNNLSTDEVINNFLDNAIIQSFDFKGVYKIKRKYNSLQNVEDDYMNIKSIKEDDQIFEGKIVTLKLALQNVTKSFLFLHFYPTNVNVGEVESDQAKAGVKKEQTNGGAKNVQTQGSAKNSWTDKGGANYNLIHEKRNKENEKKFEYIGMIGVNVNGNKNYIFNGSGYNISTFCKNESETNCICNYTANIKQNTKINQLTSAREIEESYFYSLKKYIIDEQTYFNNNINEKYKQYYKKRMEAISSYVDSDGDSDGDSGSDNDGASHLGPSSGEGDIKNDEANYHGVLSSSDCNIEISLEGYDEDNSYFSRKVTNFVLMFNIKSLIELGLFYKQIKTSENMRNTSKVSIISICLNSYIEIFESLLLLYQVLFSKLLLTSYMAMIILKFLLYTFMEIRYILIIWKANNSHHSANNNWEYMQRQLSILYKYYYSFVLLLIAIFYYIFPYFPYLILLIYLCWVPQICLDIWKGQHKSISLNFVFLLSICRIFLPVYIFLYPYNIFQLDIFSNVGDLSNSTFSFLIIFFISLQLLFMYAQRIYGPRYFFNTSLLPHVHNYYQNLDPNFEAGIPECVICMYNIILNNTKYCVTPCYHIFHEKCLQQWMNIKMECPTCRGPLPNFP; this comes from the coding sequence atgaataatgaTGTAGAGAGAAGGGAAGGGGAAGAGGAAGAAGACCCCAatgatgtttttttatatagtaATGAAACAAATCAAGATTCAGAATTTTGTAATGTTTTATgtatgttcatattttttatggcattatttattattatggtTACAGCTGTTGATAATACTGTAccaagtaataataataataatgacaCTAGTGGGCATTTtgaaaatggaaattttGAAAGtagaaatatttcaaataatttaagtACCGATGAagtaattaataattttttagatAATGCTATAATACAAAGTTTCGATTTTAAAGGagtttacaaaataaaaagaaaatataattcacTCCAAAATGTCGAAGAcgattatatgaatataaaaagtataaaagAAGACGATCAAATTTTCGAGGGCAAAATAGTTACTTTAAAATTGGCCCTGCAAAATGTTACTAAATCCTTTTTGTTTCTTCACTTTTACCCAACCAATGTTAATGTTGGAGAAGTGGAAAGCGACCAAGCTAAGGCAGGCGTGAAAAAAGAGCAAACGAATGGAGGCGCGAAAAACGTGCAAACGCAGGGAAGCGCGAAAAACAGTTGGACTGACAAAGGGGGAGCAAACtataatttaattcatgaaaaacgaaataaagaaaatgaaaaaaaattcgaaTATATTGGAATGATAGGTGTAAATgtaaatggaaataaaaattatatatttaatggaagtggatataatatatctacattttgtaaaaatgaatCTGAAACTAATTGTATATGTAATTATACtgcaaatataaaacaaaacacaaaaataaatcaactAACATCTGCTCGAGAAATAGAAGAATCCTATTTCTATTccctaaaaaaatatataatagatgaacaaacatattttaataataacattaaCGAAAAGTATAAGCAGTACTATAAAAAACGTATGGAGGCTATTTCGTCGTATGTGGATAGTGATGGTGATAGTGATGGTGACAGTGGTAGTGACAATGATGGGGCCTCTCATTTAGGTCCGTCTTCTGGTGAAGGGGATATCAAAAATGATGAGGCAAATTATCATGGAGTACTATCATCAAGTGATTGTAATATCGAAATAAGTCTTGAAGGATATGATGAAGATAATTCCTATTTTTCAAGAAAAGTtacaaattttgttttaatgtttaatataaaatcattAATTGAACTtggattattttataagcaAATAAAAACTAGTGAGAATATGAGAAATACTTCAAAAGTATCTATAATATCAATTTGCTTAAATTCGtatattgaaatatttgaatcattacttcttttatatcaagttttattttcaaaattattattaacttCTTATATGGCaatgattatattaaaatttttattatatacatttatggAAATtcgatatattttaattatttggaAAGCAAATAATAGTCATCATTcagcaaataataattgggAATATATGCAAAGACAATTaagtattttatataaatattattatagttttgtattactattaattgcaattttttattatatatttccatattttccatatttaatattacttATATATCTTTGTTGGGTACCACAAATATGTTTAGATATATGGAAAGGTCAACACAAATCAATCagtttaaattttgtttttttattatctatatgtagaatatttttgccagtatatatttttttatatccatataatatttttcagctagatatattttcaaatgttGGTGATTTATCAAATTCGACTTTTAGttttcttattattttttttatatcattacaGCTACTATTTATGTATGCTCAAAGAATATATGGTCCTAgatatttctttaataCAAGTTTACTTCCACATGTccataattattatcaaaatctGGATCCCAATTTTGAAGCAGGAATACCAGAATGtgttatatgtatgtataacattatattaaataatacaaaatattgtGTCACTCCTTgctatcatatttttcacgAAAAATGTTTACAACAATGGATGAACATTAAGATGGAGTGTCCAACTTGCCGTGGCCCGCTCCCCAACTTTCCTTAA